The Armatimonadota bacterium genome has a window encoding:
- a CDS encoding HD domain-containing protein, translated as MRQVAALSVRLAAAVGVTEESALVVRRAALLHDVGKICLPESILLKPGRLNEQGFAAVKRHTIHGAILWMSKGLPQSPKVWFEVRTMLPRS; from the coding sequence GTGCGGCAGGTGGCCGCCTTGAGCGTGCGGCTGGCCGCCGCAGTAGGTGTGACCGAGGAGAGTGCGCTGGTCGTCCGAAGAGCGGCGTTGCTGCACGATGTGGGCAAGATCTGTTTGCCCGAGAGCATCCTGCTTAAGCCGGGCCGTCTCAATGAACAGGGGTTCGCCGCCGTCAAGCGTCACACCATCCACGGCGCCATCCTCTGGATGTCCAAAGGCCTACCCCAATCGCCAAAGGTCTGGTTCGAGGTCAGGACGATGCTGCCACGCTCGTAG
- a CDS encoding NAD-dependent epimerase/dehydratase family protein: MNVLVIGGTRRSGPHLLRALARAGYRVTCLHRGTHRAPLPPQVREVLADRRDPAAFAAAVEPLEVETVVDMIAINDTDVESVMRHLGGRIAHYVVISSYDVYAAYEAAWFHRPYPHPLPIAEDAPPATVRHLYGREAGYDKVLVEEAARRAAASCGVRLTILRYPALYGPGDTTPREWYYVRQVLDRRPVVIAPNGGQALFSRGYLENMAHAVALAVEAPPVHERVCNAADTGQFTVRQIIDAVAAILDHRWEVIDLPEGLLPPHRPSQALPYCIDPYHIQPHLLLDTTRLRAELGYTDVVSPEAALEATVRWLAGRPDAVRAAAPLDYAAIDAAVAAARRGA; the protein is encoded by the coding sequence ATGAACGTCCTGGTCATCGGCGGGACCAGACGGTCCGGTCCGCATCTGCTGCGGGCCCTGGCCCGGGCCGGCTACCGGGTGACCTGCCTGCACCGCGGCACTCACCGCGCCCCGCTGCCTCCGCAGGTCCGGGAGGTGCTCGCCGACCGGCGGGACCCCGCGGCCTTCGCTGCGGCCGTGGAGCCCCTGGAGGTGGAGACGGTGGTAGACATGATCGCCATCAACGACACGGACGTGGAGTCGGTGATGCGCCACCTCGGCGGCCGGATCGCCCACTACGTGGTGATCAGCAGCTACGATGTCTACGCCGCCTATGAGGCGGCGTGGTTCCACCGTCCCTATCCTCACCCCCTGCCCATCGCCGAGGACGCGCCCCCTGCCACGGTCCGCCACCTGTACGGACGGGAAGCCGGGTACGACAAGGTGCTGGTGGAGGAAGCGGCGCGCCGCGCCGCGGCCTCTTGTGGCGTGCGCCTGACCATCCTGCGCTACCCGGCGCTGTATGGACCTGGAGACACCACGCCCCGGGAGTGGTACTACGTCCGTCAGGTCCTGGACCGGCGGCCCGTGGTCATCGCCCCCAACGGGGGGCAGGCCCTCTTCAGCCGCGGGTACCTGGAAAACATGGCGCACGCCGTGGCTCTGGCGGTGGAGGCGCCGCCGGTGCACGAACGGGTGTGCAACGCCGCGGATACCGGCCAGTTCACCGTCCGCCAGATCATCGACGCGGTGGCGGCCATCCTCGACCACCGCTGGGAGGTCATCGACTTACCGGAGGGTCTGCTCCCCCCTCACCGCCCATCGCAGGCGCTGCCCTACTGCATCGACCCCTATCATATCCAGCCCCACCTGCTGCTGGACACGACGCGGCTGCGGGCAGAGCTGGGTTACACCGACGTGGTCTCCCCGGAGGCGGCCCTGGAGGCGACGGTGCGCTGGCTGGCCGGGCGGCCGGATGCGGTGCGGGCCGCCGCTCCCCTTGACTACGCCGCCATCGACGCCGCCGTCGCCGCCGCCCGCCGCGGGGCGTAG
- a CDS encoding MmgE/PrpD family protein has protein sequence MSQVSVVPGYTRQLAEFITQARVDAFPPEAVERVKLHLLDALGIMLGAYATRHPVVDGVLRLAREATGRAEATLVGTGEKVACAEAAMANAVLANFLDFSDGHFMGGHINDRLVPVCLAVGERSGASGREVLAALLLGYEVYIHLAATLFAAVEAGSVRLPYFVVVGALAGAAAAGRLLRLSADQVAGALGLAASFQLAGAQYVHSGGQEKDLCPGHEARRAVISALLAQRGVLGSVDILEGERGLLRLVGADLPPEGAADLGRRWRMTECYLKPYPACRYLHASIEAALKLHAQGVDPAEVESVTVTTNSSSAARTCYHIRSHVNAIFSHPYQLAVALVEGKTDLPTAWAAKLQDPRIADLLPRVRVRATAAYNELHRRRSLSQPPWPAEVEVVLRDGRRLTAGVRSPRGDPGNPLTVEEVEEKFTTLAGRALSRKGVSRLREAVHTLEALPHIGGLTSLLAADLG, from the coding sequence GTGAGCCAGGTCTCCGTGGTACCCGGGTACACCCGCCAGCTGGCGGAGTTCATCACCCAGGCCAGGGTGGACGCGTTCCCCCCTGAGGCGGTCGAACGGGTGAAGCTGCACCTGCTGGACGCGCTGGGCATCATGCTGGGGGCGTATGCCACCCGGCATCCGGTGGTGGACGGGGTGCTCCGGCTCGCCCGCGAGGCCACCGGCCGCGCCGAGGCCACACTGGTAGGTACGGGAGAGAAAGTGGCGTGCGCGGAGGCGGCCATGGCCAACGCCGTGCTGGCCAACTTCCTGGACTTCAGCGACGGGCACTTCATGGGCGGACATATCAATGACCGGCTGGTGCCCGTTTGCCTGGCGGTGGGCGAGCGCAGCGGCGCCTCCGGCAGGGAGGTGCTGGCGGCCCTCCTGCTGGGCTACGAGGTGTACATCCACCTGGCGGCCACGTTGTTTGCGGCGGTGGAGGCGGGCTCGGTGCGCCTGCCCTACTTCGTCGTCGTCGGTGCCCTGGCAGGCGCCGCGGCGGCGGGCCGCCTCCTGCGCCTCTCCGCGGACCAGGTGGCCGGGGCCCTGGGCCTGGCCGCATCCTTCCAGCTGGCCGGAGCCCAGTACGTGCACAGCGGAGGCCAGGAAAAAGACCTCTGTCCCGGGCACGAGGCCAGGCGGGCGGTCATCTCCGCGCTGCTGGCGCAGCGGGGCGTCCTGGGCTCTGTGGACATCCTGGAAGGGGAACGGGGCCTGCTGCGCCTCGTGGGGGCAGACCTGCCCCCGGAGGGGGCGGCGGACCTGGGAAGGAGGTGGCGGATGACCGAGTGCTACCTGAAGCCCTACCCGGCCTGCCGTTACCTGCACGCCTCCATCGAGGCGGCGCTCAAGCTGCATGCGCAGGGGGTGGACCCTGCGGAGGTGGAGAGCGTCACCGTCACCACCAACAGCTCGTCCGCCGCCCGGACCTGCTACCACATCCGCTCTCACGTCAATGCCATCTTCAGCCACCCCTACCAGTTGGCCGTAGCCCTGGTGGAGGGGAAGACAGACCTGCCCACGGCGTGGGCGGCCAAGCTGCAGGACCCGCGGATCGCCGACCTTCTGCCCAGGGTGCGGGTGCGGGCCACCGCGGCCTACAACGAGCTGCACCGGCGCCGGTCCCTCAGCCAACCCCCCTGGCCGGCGGAGGTGGAAGTCGTGCTGCGGGACGGAAGGCGCCTCACCGCCGGGGTGAGATCTCCTCGCGGCGATCCGGGGAACCCTCTGACCGTGGAGGAGGTGGAGGAGAAGTTCACCACCCTGGCGGGACGGGCGCTCAGTCGGAAGGGAGTGAGCCGCCTGCGGGAGGCCGTGCATACCCTGGAGGCCCTGCCTCACATAGGAGGGCTCACCTCTCTCCTGGCCGCGGATCTCGGATGA
- a CDS encoding membrane dipeptidase, which yields MLTREEYLRIPLEERLIKLPAEDHQRAERLFQDLVTVDLHTHIFGSLQFHFDYDLVRQTGVTGFFEAVPVLSEEFADAVELLARYQSVVARQPGMVVATRAEDLRRAKRAGQQAVMFQLEPQAVGRKLERVELFYGMGVRMMLLTFNTRNFVGDGCGEETDTGLSRFGRELVRRLNAARVLIDLSHCGIQTSLEAIASSEAPVLFNHTGARALNPPCARLITDEQIRAVAAKGGLVGISAIPNQLSSKPEQGIDDLLDHVDYVARMVGVEHVAIGLDNTFHDQVAMHRKLQAERPEEFRRMGITLAANFMYGIESPLEWKNIIRGLVARGYRDEEIEKIVGGNALRLIEEVVG from the coding sequence ATGCTGACCCGCGAGGAGTACCTGCGGATTCCGCTGGAGGAACGGCTGATCAAGCTGCCCGCGGAGGACCACCAGCGGGCCGAGCGTCTCTTCCAGGACCTGGTCACCGTCGACCTGCACACTCACATCTTCGGGTCGCTACAGTTCCACTTTGACTACGACCTGGTGCGCCAGACCGGAGTCACCGGGTTCTTCGAAGCGGTACCGGTGCTCTCCGAGGAGTTCGCCGACGCGGTGGAGCTGCTGGCCCGCTACCAGAGCGTGGTGGCGCGCCAGCCCGGCATGGTGGTGGCCACCCGGGCTGAGGACCTGCGCCGGGCGAAGCGGGCCGGCCAGCAGGCGGTGATGTTCCAGCTGGAGCCACAGGCCGTAGGACGCAAGCTGGAGCGAGTGGAGCTCTTCTACGGCATGGGCGTGCGCATGATGCTGCTCACCTTCAACACCCGCAACTTTGTCGGCGACGGCTGCGGGGAGGAGACGGACACCGGTCTGAGCCGCTTCGGGCGGGAGCTGGTGCGGCGGCTGAACGCGGCGCGCGTGCTCATCGACCTGTCGCACTGCGGAATCCAGACATCCCTGGAGGCCATCGCCTCCTCCGAGGCACCGGTTCTGTTCAACCACACCGGGGCTCGCGCCCTCAACCCGCCGTGCGCCCGCCTGATCACCGACGAGCAGATCCGCGCCGTGGCCGCTAAAGGTGGCCTGGTGGGCATCTCGGCCATCCCCAATCAGCTCTCCAGCAAGCCGGAGCAGGGGATCGACGACCTGCTGGACCATGTGGACTACGTGGCCCGGATGGTGGGGGTGGAGCACGTGGCCATCGGCCTGGACAACACCTTCCACGACCAGGTGGCGATGCACCGCAAGCTGCAGGCGGAGCGGCCCGAGGAGTTCAGGCGTATGGGTATCACCCTGGCGGCCAACTTCATGTACGGCATCGAATCGCCCCTGGAGTGGAAGAACATCATCCGCGGACTGGTGGCCCGGGGATATCGGGACGAGGAGATCGAGAAGATCGTCGGCGGCAACGCCCTGCGGCTGATCGAGGAGGTGGTGGGGTGA
- a CDS encoding M20/M25/M40 family metallo-hydrolase: protein MQTAHRVLACLDEEYLFWLLRRLVQIPSVNPPGRLAPIATFVAEELCAQGLQVEVAGDVGQGWERPNVLAFLPGERPEWGVLFSAHTDVVPAYDLHLWRHHPFAAEVADGVLFGRGAADCKGSLAAMMAALRALKRAGLAPVRSVALLAWAGDEWHPPEARWFNGETYMATHGYLRPAPYVGGEPYDLTICCASRGRVWAQVEVAGKSAHAASGAGVNAILAAVRIIKAVYALPRQNHPLLGRDTVSVGTIRGGQKTNTVPDRCELVFDIRFAPPRTTAEVMALVREAAQAEADRSGAALRRLEFPERREPIEFPAGGGLVRALQEAGRAALGRELPLGGAVSFGDIADWKDRVGITEACLFGPGETAQAHAVDEHVALADVAAAARVYALAALRRAGAG, encoded by the coding sequence ATGCAGACTGCTCACCGCGTCCTGGCCTGCTTGGACGAGGAGTACCTCTTCTGGCTGCTGCGGCGGCTGGTGCAGATCCCCAGCGTCAACCCACCGGGCCGTCTTGCTCCCATCGCCACCTTCGTCGCCGAGGAGCTGTGCGCTCAGGGGCTGCAGGTGGAGGTGGCCGGGGACGTCGGCCAGGGGTGGGAGCGACCTAACGTCCTGGCCTTCCTGCCCGGCGAGCGCCCGGAGTGGGGCGTGCTCTTTTCGGCGCACACCGATGTCGTTCCCGCCTACGACCTCCACCTGTGGCGTCACCACCCCTTCGCTGCCGAGGTGGCCGACGGCGTGCTCTTCGGGCGGGGGGCGGCGGACTGCAAGGGCAGCCTGGCAGCGATGATGGCAGCCCTTCGGGCTCTGAAGCGGGCGGGCCTGGCTCCGGTGCGGTCGGTGGCGCTGCTGGCCTGGGCCGGGGACGAGTGGCATCCGCCGGAGGCCCGCTGGTTCAACGGGGAGACCTACATGGCCACCCATGGTTACCTCCGCCCCGCGCCGTACGTCGGCGGAGAGCCCTACGATCTGACCATCTGCTGCGCCAGCCGGGGGCGGGTCTGGGCACAGGTGGAGGTTGCCGGCAAGAGTGCCCACGCCGCGTCCGGCGCAGGGGTGAACGCAATCCTGGCGGCCGTGCGGATCATCAAGGCGGTCTACGCCCTCCCCCGGCAGAACCATCCCCTGCTCGGCCGGGACACCGTCAGTGTGGGGACGATCCGCGGCGGGCAAAAGACCAACACCGTCCCGGACCGCTGCGAGCTTGTCTTCGATATTCGCTTCGCTCCGCCGCGGACGACAGCGGAGGTGATGGCACTGGTGCGGGAGGCTGCCCAGGCAGAGGCCGACCGCAGCGGCGCTGCGCTGCGTCGGCTGGAATTCCCGGAGCGGCGCGAGCCCATCGAATTCCCGGCGGGCGGGGGGCTGGTCCGCGCCCTGCAGGAGGCCGGCAGAGCGGCGCTTGGCCGGGAGCTGCCGCTTGGGGGCGCCGTCTCCTTCGGCGACATCGCCGACTGGAAGGACCGCGTGGGCATCACGGAGGCCTGCCTCTTCGGCCCGGGGGAGACCGCGCAGGCTCACGCGGTGGACGAGCACGTGGCCCTGGCGGACGTCGCCGCCGCCGCCCGCGTTTACGCGCTGGCGGCGCTGCGCCGCGCCGGAGCGGGATGA